The Flaviramulus sp. BrNp1-15 genome has a window encoding:
- a CDS encoding TonB-dependent receptor: MTKNLLLKKEYKASWFYGFILLLLFSVSANAQDVTVNGKVTDASGLPLPGVNVIVQNTTNGVSTDFDGLYSINAPSNAVLEFSYLGYINQSISVNGRSTINVALQEDISQLDEVVVIGYGTQTKESVTGSVVSIKGDDLTQVQTGNFQQALQGRAAGVNISTTSTRPGAAPEIRIRGVRSISAENDPLIVLNGIPFSGGLSDINPNDIASLDILKDASATAIYGSRGANGVIIITTKSGSKGQKAKISYNTYYATKEVFSKYPMMNAAQLIQLRADVAANNNGVPLFNMGGDEALSNDTDWQDLLFGTGLQTAHDISVQGGTEKGTYNVGMGYFKETSVVPGDSFDRYSLRAQIDQEVGELFRFGLNSVTNYNKASSTVGIGGVLSASPLLSPYDSSGNFLESVRLQTEADDQWIPTRNEINRIGKGRANEQLDFGTYNNIYGEVKIPWIEGLKYRLNIGLNFRSSRDGNFTGQGVFNYNPLNPSSASYDSSITRDYVIENQLIFDRTFADKHKVNFVGLYSSQNTKFDNIGIGAQNIPNELSLWYNIDSALSEDITRYGTGYSETGLLSVMGRVLYQYDNRYLFTATLRSDGSSRLAPGNKWVTYPALSVGWNIGNEAFMENVDWVNLLKLRAGYGETSNQAITPYSTLGRLGTVNYNYGSTFTNGFFVDQVPNPSLGWEFSETYNYGLDFGLFNNRLSGTVEYYITKTNDILLNEGLPTTAGVNFVTKNIGNTENKGLEIALNGTIIDNPDGFTWDVGVNFYTNENKITALSSGVERDENNLWFVGSPINVIYDYDRMGLWNESDPDFQYLQTYEPGGNAGMIKVRYTGDFNTDGSPTRAIGQEDRIIIDPTPDFQGGFNTRLAYKDFDLSMVGAFQSGGTLVSTLYSSNGYINLLTGRRNNVDVDYWTPTNTGAKYPAPGGLQSGDNQKYASTLGYFDASYLKVRAITLGYNFNQDVIRNAGFDQLRLYATVQNPFVLFSPFHDESGMDPETNSGVDANNNNVRQNSATDTNTISIGIPTIGTNVPTTRNFMLGLNVTF, translated from the coding sequence ATGACAAAAAACTTACTATTAAAAAAAGAGTATAAAGCCTCTTGGTTTTATGGTTTTATACTACTATTACTTTTTTCAGTTAGTGCAAATGCACAAGATGTTACTGTGAATGGTAAAGTTACAGATGCTAGTGGTTTACCCTTGCCGGGGGTAAATGTAATTGTACAAAACACTACTAACGGTGTTTCTACAGATTTCGATGGCTTGTATTCAATTAATGCTCCCTCTAATGCAGTATTAGAATTTAGTTATCTAGGTTATATTAATCAATCAATATCTGTGAATGGTAGATCAACTATTAATGTTGCTCTGCAAGAAGATATTTCTCAACTTGATGAAGTTGTAGTAATTGGTTATGGTACTCAAACAAAAGAATCTGTTACAGGTTCGGTGGTTTCTATAAAAGGAGATGACTTAACTCAAGTACAAACAGGTAACTTCCAGCAAGCCCTTCAAGGACGAGCAGCTGGTGTTAATATTTCCACAACAAGTACTAGACCTGGTGCTGCGCCAGAAATTCGTATTCGTGGTGTACGTTCTATATCTGCAGAAAATGATCCTTTAATTGTACTTAATGGTATTCCTTTTTCTGGTGGACTAAGTGATATCAATCCAAATGATATTGCAAGTCTAGATATATTGAAGGATGCATCTGCTACAGCAATTTATGGTTCTAGAGGAGCAAACGGTGTTATTATCATAACTACAAAATCTGGTTCAAAAGGACAAAAAGCAAAGATTTCTTATAATACTTATTATGCTACAAAAGAAGTTTTTTCTAAATACCCCATGATGAATGCAGCTCAACTTATACAATTGCGTGCTGATGTTGCTGCAAACAATAATGGAGTTCCTCTTTTTAATATGGGAGGTGATGAAGCTCTTTCAAATGATACAGATTGGCAAGACTTACTATTTGGTACAGGTTTACAAACAGCACATGATATAAGTGTGCAAGGAGGAACTGAAAAAGGTACTTATAATGTAGGAATGGGATATTTTAAAGAAACGTCTGTTGTGCCAGGAGATTCTTTTGATAGATATTCATTGCGAGCTCAAATTGACCAAGAAGTGGGAGAATTATTCCGTTTCGGTTTAAATTCGGTAACTAATTATAACAAAGCTAGTAGTACCGTTGGTATTGGAGGTGTATTATCTGCATCACCACTATTGAGTCCATATGATTCAAGCGGTAATTTTCTTGAGTCTGTCCGTCTTCAAACTGAAGCTGATGACCAGTGGATTCCTACTAGAAATGAAATTAATAGAATAGGGAAAGGTAGAGCAAATGAGCAATTAGATTTTGGTACATACAATAATATTTATGGAGAAGTTAAAATACCTTGGATAGAAGGATTGAAATATAGACTTAATATTGGTTTAAATTTCCGTTCTAGTAGAGATGGTAATTTTACAGGACAAGGGGTATTTAACTATAATCCACTAAATCCTTCATCAGCAAGTTATGACAGTTCCATTACAAGAGATTATGTAATTGAAAACCAATTAATTTTTGACAGAACATTTGCTGATAAGCACAAAGTTAATTTTGTTGGGTTATATTCATCGCAAAATACTAAATTTGATAATATAGGTATAGGTGCTCAAAATATTCCAAATGAATTATCCTTATGGTATAATATAGACTCGGCTCTTTCTGAAGATATTACGAGGTATGGAACTGGGTATTCTGAAACTGGATTATTATCTGTGATGGGTAGAGTTCTTTACCAGTATGATAATCGTTATTTATTTACTGCTACATTACGTTCTGATGGTTCGTCAAGGTTAGCTCCAGGTAATAAATGGGTTACATATCCTGCATTGTCTGTAGGATGGAATATAGGTAATGAAGCCTTTATGGAAAATGTAGATTGGGTAAACTTACTTAAATTACGTGCAGGTTATGGAGAAACTTCAAATCAAGCGATAACTCCATATTCAACTCTGGGTAGATTGGGAACTGTAAACTATAATTATGGAAGTACTTTTACTAATGGTTTTTTTGTAGATCAAGTGCCTAATCCATCCTTAGGATGGGAGTTTTCAGAAACATATAACTATGGTCTTGATTTTGGATTGTTTAATAATCGCTTATCAGGTACTGTAGAATATTATATTACCAAAACAAATGATATATTACTAAATGAAGGACTTCCTACTACTGCCGGGGTAAATTTTGTAACTAAAAATATTGGTAATACAGAAAACAAAGGTCTTGAAATAGCACTTAATGGTACCATTATAGACAATCCAGATGGTTTTACATGGGATGTTGGTGTTAATTTTTATACCAATGAAAATAAGATTACTGCTTTGTCTTCAGGAGTAGAGCGAGATGAAAATAATCTTTGGTTTGTTGGTTCACCAATTAATGTTATATATGATTATGATAGAATGGGGCTTTGGAATGAATCTGATCCAGATTTTCAATATCTACAAACTTATGAGCCAGGAGGTAATGCAGGTATGATTAAGGTACGTTATACAGGAGATTTTAATACAGATGGTTCTCCAACAAGAGCTATAGGTCAAGAAGATAGAATTATAATAGACCCTACACCTGATTTTCAAGGTGGTTTTAATACCCGTTTGGCATATAAAGATTTTGATTTAAGTATGGTAGGCGCATTTCAAAGTGGTGGTACTCTTGTTAGTACTTTATACTCATCAAATGGCTATATTAATTTACTTACTGGTAGAAGAAATAATGTAGATGTAGATTACTGGACACCAACAAATACTGGAGCCAAATACCCGGCTCCTGGTGGCTTACAAAGTGGTGATAATCAAAAATATGCAAGTACTTTAGGCTATTTTGATGCCTCATATTTAAAGGTACGTGCCATAACTTTGGGTTATAATTTTAATCAAGATGTTATAAGAAATGCTGGATTTGATCAACTTCGTCTTTATGCAACTGTACAGAATCCATTTGTATTATTTTCACCATTTCATGATGAGTCTGGTATGGATCCAGAAACTAACTCGGGAGTTGATGCTAATAATAATAACGTTCGTCAAAACTCAGCTACAGATACTAATACTATATCTATAGGAATACCGACAATTGGAACTAATGTTCCAACAACAAGAAACTTTATGCTTGGATTAAACGTAACATTTTAA
- a CDS encoding RagB/SusD family nutrient uptake outer membrane protein, whose protein sequence is MRRIKIKSISIAMLSIALCLGSCSKDILEEEPRGVFTPDFFTTELGVQGGLTYLYQNLRNIYGFAYFMSTSETGTDEYAPAQSANNNFYDLDFAGQGNLSSESGFIISRPWDAAFPAVNTASGIIENAEAVGLDNSLIGEARFFRAFYYFLLVQTYGGVPLDLGSGELAFNQSTIKTSVRNTVPEVYTKAIFPDLRAAVNDVPDGQRLTGAVTKNVARLFLAKAYLTYAWWLENPNGIPTYPDTPRTDPDGNNASYYYQQAYDMAVAGINNPGPYSLQEYFYDVHVATNDRHNEMMMYADRTEESQIYNEADLGWSGTDNTANTAVWMVTSNYTTISVDGVAAVQREAAQSYGRPWTRMAPTINVFTETFAEKDLDSRYDGTFVTSYRGNWDKGGDTTPTLTAANGMEIAPGDAVVSFLDDYNPAVDYSVNGGNIGGGQIPGRSDYVINLNEINRRFYPGLWKLGTYRTDNAGGLGSPNGALTRPFPIAKFSELYLVAAEAAVKGASGSYTARDLVNVLRARAGRWRFDNGEQQERMEDNSAAMIAATPAVIDIDYILAERSREFFGEGYRWYDLVRTQKWNELAGSYEIAGDAATDHAPTVTNRDIQPHHYLRPIPLGQIDAMEASEADKAAYQNPGYQ, encoded by the coding sequence ATGAGAAGGATTAAAATAAAAAGTATATCAATAGCAATGCTTTCTATTGCATTGTGTTTAGGCTCTTGTTCAAAAGACATATTAGAAGAGGAACCAAGAGGAGTTTTTACTCCAGATTTTTTCACAACCGAACTAGGTGTTCAAGGAGGATTAACCTATTTGTATCAAAATTTAAGAAATATATATGGATTTGCTTATTTTATGAGTACATCAGAAACAGGAACTGACGAATACGCTCCTGCACAAAGTGCCAATAATAACTTTTATGATTTGGACTTTGCTGGACAAGGTAATTTAAGCTCAGAAAGTGGGTTCATAATAAGTAGACCTTGGGATGCAGCTTTCCCTGCTGTTAATACAGCTAGTGGTATAATTGAAAATGCAGAAGCTGTAGGTCTTGACAATTCTCTAATTGGTGAGGCTAGATTTTTCCGTGCTTTCTATTATTTCTTGTTAGTACAAACTTATGGTGGTGTACCACTAGATTTAGGTTCAGGCGAATTAGCGTTTAACCAATCAACAATTAAAACGTCTGTTCGTAATACAGTACCAGAGGTATACACTAAAGCTATATTTCCTGATTTGAGAGCTGCGGTTAACGATGTGCCCGATGGACAACGATTAACAGGTGCAGTAACTAAAAATGTAGCGAGACTGTTTTTGGCAAAAGCTTATTTAACTTATGCATGGTGGTTAGAGAACCCTAATGGTATCCCAACTTATCCAGATACACCAAGAACTGATCCAGATGGTAATAATGCTTCATACTATTATCAACAAGCTTATGATATGGCTGTTGCAGGTATTAATAACCCTGGACCATATTCTTTACAGGAATATTTTTATGATGTACATGTTGCAACCAACGATCGTCATAACGAAATGATGATGTATGCAGATCGTACAGAAGAAAGCCAAATTTATAACGAAGCAGATTTAGGATGGAGTGGTACAGATAACACTGCCAATACAGCTGTTTGGATGGTAACATCTAACTACACCACTATTAGTGTTGATGGTGTTGCAGCAGTGCAACGTGAAGCTGCGCAAAGTTATGGAAGACCTTGGACACGTATGGCTCCAACTATTAATGTCTTTACTGAAACTTTTGCAGAAAAAGATTTAGATTCTCGTTATGATGGTACATTTGTAACTAGCTACAGAGGTAACTGGGATAAAGGCGGAGACACAACACCAACTTTAACAGCTGCTAATGGTATGGAAATTGCTCCAGGTGATGCTGTTGTTTCATTCTTAGACGATTATAATCCTGCGGTTGATTATAGTGTAAACGGTGGTAATATTGGTGGTGGCCAAATACCTGGAAGATCTGATTATGTTATCAACTTAAATGAAATTAATAGAAGATTTTATCCAGGTTTATGGAAATTAGGAACATATCGTACCGATAATGCAGGTGGTTTAGGTTCGCCAAATGGTGCATTGACACGTCCTTTCCCAATAGCTAAATTTTCAGAACTATACTTAGTAGCCGCTGAAGCTGCTGTTAAAGGTGCATCTGGTAGTTATACAGCCCGTGATTTAGTAAATGTTCTTCGTGCCCGTGCTGGTAGATGGCGTTTTGATAATGGTGAACAACAAGAACGTATGGAAGATAATAGTGCTGCAATGATAGCAGCAACGCCTGCTGTTATTGATATAGACTATATTTTAGCTGAACGTTCACGTGAGTTTTTTGGAGAAGGTTACCGTTGGTACGATTTGGTTCGTACTCAAAAATGGAACGAATTAGCAGGGTCTTATGAAATAGCAGGCGATGCTGCTACAGATCATGCTCCAACAGTAACAAATAGAGATATTCAACCACATCATTATTTAAGACCAATACCCTTAGGTCAAATAGATGCTATGGAAGCCTCTGAAGCTGATAAAGCAGCTTACCAGAACCCTGGTTATCAATAA
- a CDS encoding VCBS repeat-containing protein: MKHVNPLLYIIIIFLVFNCKDSKNKKKKASNAETLFSLVQNTHTGIDFKNTVMQDVNFNYIEYLYAFNGAGVAIGDLNNDGLEDIYFTSNQNSNKLYINQGNFKFADGTKKAGVEDSEGWTTGVTIVDINNDGWLDIYVCKSASLNNEELRRNKLFINQKDGTFKDEAKKWGLDENGFSIQSYFFDYDKDGDLDMYLVNHRPDFSETNKVEIKSERMHYKQTSDHLFRNDGNKFTDVTLKAKILNKDWGLSASIGDFNNDGWLDIYVANDFINPDYLYINNQDGTFSNQIDTRLKHIPYNGMGSDYADINNDFLPDLVVLDMLAEDHRRGKENMASMNTQGFWKMVESGYHYSYMANTLQLNNGNGSFSDIGQLAGISKTDWSWAPLVADFDNDGYKDIFISNGIERELGNQDYKKESHRLQKEKGAMTVEEMMNIMPSEKIANYVYRNNGDFTFTKMTEEWGFNKKVNTNGVAYGDLDNDGDLELVMNNMSDEATIYKNNSIGNYININLIGDEKNVKAIGTKVKVYSKEKTQYQELFPSRGYQSSMGYQLNFGFGDEEIIDRIEVIWGDNSVLAMENIKANQTLTFNKKDFKFDGEMPVKVPQNLTRINPSSLDITYNHQENNFNDFNLQTLLPQKQSQKGPTLSIADLNGDGLDDFYVGGALNQAGEMYIQTQDGKFNKANEPLFSKESKYEDITSLFFDADADGDMDLYIGSGSYEVSENSTLLQDRLYINDGKGNFSKSNKLPKMLGVTKAVVANDIDGDGDFDLVVGGQVIPGKYPLSSKTYLLKNDNGNYVDTTKELAPELLDIGIVNDLLFTDYDGDGDKDIAVVGEWFPITFFNNQNGKFTKISIASLIHTEGWWNTIMEVDLDKDGKMDYLVGNLGDNNKFHPTKEKPLHIYSTNFDEDGKYDMVLSKYYKGNLVPVRGKECSTEQNPFVSKKIETYKEFANSTLIDIYGEEELSAAYHKQVHEFGSVYLKNKGNDSFEIQKLPTTAQFGPTMAFEATDVNKDGYLDVLGVGNIYETEVETIRYDANTGYILLGDSKGNLKPHTDISFFTHGNVKDMKKITIGGKECYLIANNDAGLTIFKVK, from the coding sequence ATGAAACACGTAAATCCATTACTATACATCATTATAATTTTTTTAGTGTTTAATTGTAAAGACTCTAAGAATAAAAAGAAAAAAGCATCAAATGCTGAAACTTTATTTTCATTAGTTCAGAATACACATACAGGAATTGATTTTAAAAATACTGTTATGCAAGATGTTAACTTTAATTACATTGAATATTTATATGCTTTCAATGGTGCGGGAGTAGCAATTGGTGATTTAAATAATGATGGTTTAGAAGATATTTACTTTACTTCAAATCAAAATTCCAACAAATTATATATAAATCAAGGTAACTTCAAGTTTGCTGATGGAACAAAAAAAGCAGGTGTAGAAGATAGTGAAGGATGGACTACAGGAGTAACTATAGTAGATATAAATAATGATGGTTGGTTGGATATTTATGTATGTAAATCGGCGTCATTAAACAATGAAGAGCTACGAAGAAACAAGCTTTTTATAAATCAAAAAGATGGAACCTTTAAAGATGAAGCCAAGAAATGGGGATTAGATGAAAATGGTTTTTCCATTCAGTCTTACTTTTTTGATTATGATAAAGATGGGGATTTGGATATGTATTTAGTAAATCACCGTCCTGATTTCAGTGAAACTAACAAAGTTGAAATTAAATCTGAAAGAATGCATTATAAGCAAACATCAGACCATTTGTTTAGGAATGATGGAAATAAGTTTACTGATGTTACACTTAAAGCAAAAATTCTTAATAAAGATTGGGGATTAAGTGCTTCCATAGGTGATTTTAATAATGATGGTTGGCTAGATATATATGTTGCCAATGATTTTATAAATCCAGATTATTTATATATCAATAACCAAGACGGCACTTTTTCAAACCAAATAGATACTCGACTTAAGCATATTCCATATAACGGAATGGGATCTGATTATGCAGATATAAACAATGATTTTTTACCAGATTTAGTAGTATTGGATATGCTTGCCGAGGATCATAGACGTGGAAAAGAAAATATGGCTTCTATGAATACTCAAGGCTTCTGGAAAATGGTAGAATCAGGCTATCATTATTCATATATGGCAAATACACTTCAATTAAACAACGGTAATGGTTCTTTTAGTGATATTGGACAATTAGCAGGTATTTCTAAAACAGATTGGAGTTGGGCGCCATTGGTTGCTGATTTTGACAATGATGGATATAAAGATATTTTTATTTCTAATGGAATTGAAAGAGAATTAGGTAACCAAGATTATAAAAAGGAATCTCACAGACTGCAAAAAGAAAAGGGTGCTATGACTGTTGAAGAAATGATGAATATTATGCCTTCTGAAAAAATTGCAAATTATGTATATAGGAATAATGGTGATTTTACGTTTACAAAAATGACAGAAGAATGGGGTTTCAATAAGAAAGTAAATACAAATGGAGTTGCTTATGGAGATTTGGATAATGATGGAGATTTGGAATTAGTAATGAACAATATGTCAGATGAGGCCACTATTTACAAAAATAATTCTATTGGAAACTATATAAATATTAATCTAATTGGGGATGAAAAAAATGTAAAAGCAATTGGTACAAAAGTTAAAGTCTATTCCAAGGAAAAAACACAATACCAAGAATTGTTTCCATCTAGAGGATATCAATCTTCTATGGGATATCAGTTAAATTTCGGTTTTGGCGATGAAGAAATTATTGACCGTATTGAAGTCATATGGGGAGATAATTCTGTTTTAGCAATGGAAAATATCAAAGCAAATCAAACACTTACTTTTAATAAAAAAGACTTTAAGTTTGATGGTGAAATGCCAGTCAAAGTTCCTCAAAATTTAACAAGAATAAATCCTAGTAGTTTAGATATAACATATAATCATCAAGAAAATAACTTTAATGATTTTAATTTACAAACATTACTGCCTCAAAAACAATCCCAAAAAGGTCCTACCCTATCTATTGCAGATCTTAATGGCGATGGTCTGGATGATTTTTATGTAGGAGGTGCATTAAATCAGGCGGGAGAAATGTACATTCAAACTCAAGATGGAAAATTCAATAAGGCTAATGAACCCTTATTTTCAAAAGAAAGTAAATACGAAGACATCACATCACTATTTTTTGATGCAGATGCTGATGGTGATATGGATTTGTACATTGGTAGTGGAAGTTATGAAGTAAGTGAGAATAGTACCTTGCTTCAAGACAGGCTTTATATAAACGATGGAAAAGGTAATTTTTCAAAATCCAACAAGCTGCCCAAGATGCTTGGAGTTACAAAAGCTGTTGTAGCCAACGATATTGATGGGGATGGAGACTTTGATTTAGTTGTAGGAGGACAAGTAATTCCTGGAAAATACCCCCTTTCTTCAAAGACCTATTTACTTAAAAATGATAATGGCAATTATGTAGATACAACTAAAGAACTAGCTCCAGAATTATTGGATATAGGCATTGTAAACGATTTGCTATTTACTGATTATGATGGGGATGGTGACAAAGATATAGCTGTTGTTGGGGAATGGTTTCCTATTACCTTTTTTAACAACCAAAACGGAAAATTCACTAAAATATCCATAGCTTCATTGATTCATACAGAGGGTTGGTGGAACACCATTATGGAAGTGGATTTGGACAAAGATGGTAAGATGGATTATCTGGTGGGTAACTTGGGAGATAACAATAAGTTCCATCCCACAAAAGAAAAACCGCTTCACATCTACTCTACCAATTTTGATGAAGATGGTAAATATGATATGGTATTGAGCAAATACTACAAAGGCAACCTAGTACCCGTTCGAGGTAAGGAATGTTCTACAGAACAAAACCCTTTTGTGAGCAAAAAAATAGAAACCTATAAAGAATTTGCAAATTCAACTTTGATTGATATCTACGGAGAGGAAGAATTGAGTGCTGCCTATCACAAACAAGTACACGAGTTTGGCAGTGTTTATTTAAAAAATAAAGGTAATGACTCATTTGAAATACAAAAGCTTCCTACAACAGCTCAATTTGGCCCAACTATGGCCTTTGAGGCGACTGATGTAAATAAAGATGGTTATTTGGATGTTTTGGGCGTTGGTAACATTTACGAGACCGAAGTAGAAACCATTCGTTATGACGCTAACACCGGCTATATTCTTTTAGGTGATTCCAAAGGAAATCTAAAACCACATACAGACATTAGCTTTTTTACACATGGTAATGTAAAGGACATGAAAAAGATAACCATCGGTGGCAAAGAATGTTATTTGATTGCCAATAATGATGCAGGATTAACAATTTTTAAAGTAAAATAG
- a CDS encoding carbohydrate binding domain-containing protein: MLKNLKFISKFFTIIAIVFAVSCEDDDSFAPVVIDSVESDNFYPGDDVTFKGSNFNKVLFVFLEKNQIPFQLDGDTITFTLPESATIGSGVITLVMANGYTVTKNITVIARPFPIILTISPSAAQEGEQVTITGTSLDNLQSVTIGEVEAAVVSSTASELIITVPAGLAEGVATEVKVVTNGGEASPSSSFYVGQNLLLNGELELGDGDDFTNWGKWNGGDGLTATTADGNAYAGRSLRAVAVGGDAWRTQFVSDPATTLVGAEYKVFMLIKGQPGTPGVGGNVRFSTNPDALYSGNYDITAEWQQIEWTFVANAEQTRAVLDLGVIADAVYFVDNITLIQTGTPPPPPINTNGSFEDSDLGVADGVTGWGGLNGANASGEITDEDSHDGDKSVKMTINAIGANPWDIQPNSSMTVVDGETYHLSVWFKGQGITNIKVAIDQGGDPGWAEWGNPEQAFQDNTWTEVSYDFTADTTNSADGNARFAISMSYDGNVGGVLYIDDLEVRIVQ; the protein is encoded by the coding sequence ATGCTAAAAAATCTAAAATTTATCAGTAAATTTTTCACAATTATCGCAATTGTTTTTGCGGTAAGTTGTGAAGATGACGATTCTTTTGCTCCTGTGGTTATTGATAGCGTTGAGTCAGATAATTTTTATCCTGGTGACGATGTAACTTTCAAAGGGAGTAACTTTAATAAAGTCTTATTTGTTTTTCTTGAGAAAAATCAAATTCCTTTTCAATTAGATGGAGATACAATAACTTTTACATTACCTGAATCTGCGACTATTGGTAGCGGAGTAATTACTTTAGTAATGGCCAATGGCTACACAGTTACTAAAAATATCACAGTAATTGCAAGACCTTTTCCTATTATTCTAACAATATCACCTAGTGCAGCACAAGAAGGAGAACAAGTTACAATTACAGGAACATCTTTAGATAATCTTCAGTCAGTAACCATTGGAGAGGTTGAGGCAGCAGTTGTTTCCTCAACAGCTAGTGAATTAATAATAACTGTTCCTGCAGGTCTTGCTGAAGGTGTAGCGACTGAGGTTAAAGTTGTTACAAATGGTGGTGAAGCAAGCCCATCTTCAAGCTTTTATGTTGGTCAAAATTTACTTTTAAATGGTGAGCTAGAATTAGGTGATGGAGATGATTTTACCAATTGGGGAAAATGGAATGGAGGTGATGGATTGACTGCTACCACTGCTGATGGTAACGCCTATGCTGGTAGATCGCTACGTGCCGTTGCTGTTGGTGGAGATGCATGGAGAACACAATTTGTAAGTGACCCTGCAACTACACTAGTTGGTGCAGAATACAAAGTTTTTATGTTGATAAAAGGTCAACCAGGAACACCTGGTGTTGGAGGAAATGTTAGATTCTCTACTAACCCAGATGCACTTTACAGTGGTAATTATGATATAACGGCTGAGTGGCAGCAAATTGAGTGGACCTTTGTAGCCAATGCTGAACAAACAAGAGCTGTTTTAGATTTAGGTGTTATAGCAGATGCCGTATATTTTGTTGATAATATTACACTAATACAAACAGGTACACCACCACCACCACCAATAAATACAAATGGTAGCTTTGAAGATTCTGATTTAGGAGTAGCCGATGGTGTAACTGGTTGGGGAGGTTTAAATGGAGCTAATGCTAGTGGTGAAATAACTGATGAAGACAGTCACGATGGAGATAAAAGTGTGAAAATGACAATTAATGCAATAGGTGCAAATCCTTGGGATATTCAACCTAATTCAAGCATGACTGTAGTAGATGGCGAAACATACCATTTAAGCGTTTGGTTTAAAGGCCAAGGTATTACGAATATAAAAGTGGCTATTGATCAAGGAGGTGATCCAGGTTGGGCAGAATGGGGTAACCCAGAACAAGCATTCCAGGATAATACATGGACAGAGGTTTCCTATGATTTTACTGCAGATACTACAAATAGTGCAGATGGTAACGCTAGATTTGCTATTAGTATGAGTTATGATGGAAATGTTGGAGGTGTTTTATATATAGATGATTTAGAAGTAAGAATCGTACAATAA
- a CDS encoding SxtJ family membrane protein, whose amino-acid sequence MTREKGQETIIVLALVCLIVFIKFNTVWLIYLALSVLIISLISKKLTIAIGVFWFSFSHYFGLVMNYIIMFFIFFFVLTPLSFFQRLTGNNKILKKKNNNTYFIERNYYYTNNDIEKPW is encoded by the coding sequence ATGACTCGAGAAAAAGGACAAGAAACCATAATTGTTTTAGCTTTAGTTTGCCTTATTGTATTTATAAAATTTAATACGGTTTGGTTAATTTATTTGGCATTAAGCGTTCTTATTATAAGTTTAATATCTAAAAAACTAACTATTGCTATAGGTGTCTTTTGGTTTTCATTTTCTCATTATTTTGGTTTGGTAATGAATTATATCATCATGTTCTTTATCTTCTTTTTCGTTTTAACACCTTTATCTTTTTTTCAAAGGTTAACAGGTAATAACAAAATATTAAAAAAGAAAAACAATAACACCTATTTTATTGAGCGAAATTATTATTACACTAATAATGATATTGAAAAACCTTGGTAG
- a CDS encoding DUF5989 family protein codes for MEFVKEFFLFIRERKKWWLVPLIIIFVIFGLLIFLTSSSALAPFIYSLF; via the coding sequence ATGGAATTTGTTAAAGAATTCTTTCTCTTTATAAGAGAAAGAAAAAAGTGGTGGCTAGTGCCCTTAATTATAATATTTGTGATTTTTGGGTTGTTAATTTTTTTAACAAGTAGTTCTGCCCTAGCTCCATTTATATACTCATTATTTTAA